One Candidatus Woesearchaeota archaeon DNA segment encodes these proteins:
- a CDS encoding helix-turn-helix domain-containing protein: MGLLEELFDAKILAVIRLFMDHKSHEFYLREISQKSGVPVSTIFRIVNKLVSLNLVEVMKVSKFKAYKWPNNEKTRFLEQMIRKEV; the protein is encoded by the coding sequence ATGGGACTTTTGGAAGAGCTCTTCGACGCAAAGATATTGGCAGTGATAAGATTATTCATGGACCACAAGTCGCACGAGTTCTATCTGAGGGAGATCTCCCAGAAGTCTGGCGTTCCGGTCTCAACAATATTCAGGATAGTGAATAAGCTTGTGTCCCTGAATCTTGTTGAAGTCATGAAAGTCTCGAAATTCAAGGCCTACAAATGGCCTAATAATGAAAAGACAAGATTCCTTGAGCAGATGATCAGGAAAGAGGTGTGA
- a CDS encoding carboxypeptidase regulatory-like domain-containing protein: MRTKERIWIVYVLAVLLFTFMASAMDPEFIIPNTGDEQFYHGQTGDEELGVFMGGGYVPAGDDTTPSGDGGSPLVLKAGFIVVCGNGNCQTGETCAKCPQDCGVCQPEEPVPPPVSPPAPQKDITGDAVKDDHIAECGDSICSLDEGCAGCAKDCGSCSLPVLVIDAPSEIRIGDLMTIIITDDAGSPVSGAEIVMIYPSGRKDSFVTDKDGMYSTKSKEKGQILLNAKKAGYQVSKQGLTVREMEKELLVPRFFEAVKGMDWLWVLLAVVIVAGMLGFYIYSYRSRAHKEIGEIDKKLDEMMKD, from the coding sequence ATGAGAACAAAAGAAAGGATTTGGATTGTGTATGTTTTGGCTGTTTTGCTGTTTACATTCATGGCTTCAGCCATGGACCCGGAATTTATCATCCCGAACACTGGCGATGAGCAGTTCTATCATGGCCAGACCGGCGATGAGGAGCTGGGTGTCTTCATGGGCGGAGGCTATGTTCCTGCAGGGGATGATACAACCCCCTCTGGTGATGGTGGGTCTCCATTGGTCTTGAAAGCAGGTTTCATAGTAGTATGCGGCAATGGGAACTGCCAGACCGGCGAGACATGTGCCAAATGTCCTCAGGATTGCGGTGTCTGTCAGCCAGAAGAGCCTGTGCCGCCTCCTGTGTCCCCGCCTGCGCCTCAGAAGGATATCACAGGAGATGCTGTCAAGGATGATCATATTGCTGAATGCGGTGACAGCATTTGCAGTCTGGATGAGGGCTGTGCAGGATGCGCAAAGGATTGCGGCTCATGCAGCCTGCCGGTATTGGTGATTGATGCGCCTTCAGAGATCAGAATCGGTGATCTTATGACGATAATCATCACAGATGATGCGGGCAGTCCTGTGTCTGGAGCAGAGATTGTCATGATTTACCCGAGCGGCAGGAAAGATTCTTTTGTTACTGATAAAGATGGCATGTACAGCACAAAGTCAAAGGAGAAGGGCCAGATCCTGCTGAACGCGAAGAAGGCAGGATATCAGGTCTCGAAGCAGGGCTTGACTGTCAGGGAGATGGAGAAGGAATTGCTTGTTCCGAGATTCTTTGAGGCTGTAAAGGGCATGGACTGGCTGTGGGTCCTGTTGGCTGTTGTCATTGTTGCAGGAATGCTCGGTTTTTATATCTACAGTTATCGTTCAAGGGCCCATAAGGAGATCGGCGAGATTGACAAGAAGCTTGATGAGATGATGAAAGATTGA
- a CDS encoding CBS domain-containing protein — translation MKKVKDIMTRDIAILPREANVDDVVKVMKNHRISCVIIMKDDIPEGIITETDVLTKVIVKSRDPSKVSVEEVMTSPVMIIDPEMPFTRVSKLMKEKSIRRFPVVDHNMLLGLVTQTDIANATIDYLEKLNAKLKQSDISLDDFHEISGEFYELGGHTRDRPDIKHMAMEIMSTDMQTVKPDGSVYDAALRILDTSTNCVVVVDDSDSPLGMITERDLISKVLFRRLDPKKTRVSEVMSTPLITVSPESKVDELGNFMRTHNVRRLVVVANGELVGIVTHSGISHNVIDMALAIHSDIMDKWDAG, via the coding sequence ATGAAGAAGGTAAAGGATATCATGACTAGGGATATCGCCATCCTGCCGAGGGAGGCGAATGTGGATGATGTTGTCAAGGTTATGAAGAACCACAGGATCAGCTGTGTGATCATCATGAAGGATGACATACCTGAGGGCATAATCACTGAGACAGATGTGCTCACCAAAGTCATTGTCAAGAGCAGGGACCCTTCCAAGGTATCTGTCGAGGAGGTCATGACTAGCCCTGTGATGATAATCGATCCTGAGATGCCTTTCACAAGGGTGTCAAAGCTGATGAAGGAGAAGAGCATCAGGCGGTTCCCTGTTGTCGATCATAATATGCTTCTGGGCCTTGTCACCCAGACTGATATAGCTAATGCGACGATAGATTATCTGGAAAAGCTGAATGCGAAGCTGAAGCAGTCTGATATTTCCCTGGATGATTTCCACGAGATCTCAGGGGAGTTCTATGAGCTCGGCGGCCATACAAGGGACAGGCCTGACATAAAGCACATGGCCATGGAGATCATGTCGACTGACATGCAGACAGTGAAGCCTGATGGGTCCGTCTATGATGCGGCATTGAGGATACTTGACACATCCACGAACTGTGTCGTGGTGGTGGATGATTCTGACAGTCCTCTCGGTATGATAACTGAGAGGGATCTGATTTCGAAGGTGCTTTTCAGGAGGCTTGATCCGAAGAAGACTAGAGTCTCTGAAGTCATGAGCACGCCCCTGATCACTGTTTCTCCTGAGTCTAAGGTTGATGAGCTTGGCAATTTCATGCGCACCCATAATGTGAGGAGGCTTGTTGTGGTGGCCAATGGCGAGCTGGTCGGCATCGTCACCCATTCCGGCATATCGCACAATGTGATTGATATGGCCCTGGCCATCCATTCTGATATCATGGACAAATGGGACGCAGGCTGA
- a CDS encoding right-handed parallel beta-helix repeat-containing protein — protein sequence MRQVIWLALAVLLVTPVFACITPSADNTMVSSSDTVCYRSTPYYISDVDGNGIFNFTSDDIVLDCNGSEFSGSAWSGFGIYLHSRTNITVKDCTFRYFDSAIFLDSSSDNEFHGIRAYDNNDGFVLFNSTYNILNSSDLVNNSGSGISLSGGSDRNVFLDVVSGSNSKGLSCEDSDMNSVIGCSFEGQDFGLFLSNCTGSVFTGNDYMSNAYGAYLDHCRTNDFEDESVNGSTYGLYLDNGSGTNDFSRMAMTSNTYGVILENSSSNDFQGIDVSHGYMGFVVGTSSGNEFSDCTVMNMSQGIYLLGSGSNMFDNVIVHGSSDLGFYSVDSHGNIVRNSFISGNGMGVLLESSHRNQIIGTWVFDSADEGIMLDDALNTTIDDSFIYNNSDGISVSSSGRVRILDTDSYDNRAHGIRCLLSGIGTYSRLGLYSNNNGLLMSGCDDADITDVISYDNVLGFNITDSHRAYISGSEAYGNRHGFVFSASLNSTVDGSGSYSNNESGFLLGSGSEGNSFTGSYSYDNRYGFYFSAGSNNVSSANISGNTVFGFYFSSGSGNMVRDSVICHNSRLKNGPFYSQNAVVNNTFCVDAWDARHQIIKPRQYIYNFTSNTSNHINPANCTWFLNDTVNGIVYRNSTLVDEGSPFAFSLRLKQGIHPWNVSCYDSDGNDGVSAQNFLEILNTPPTQTAPSLSSSSGHAYNKDSLACKENNINDIDGDNMTVYYYWWKDGVRQDVSNASDVLSADLTSKGDTWNCSVKVYDNRSFGVERFSSSLVIIDDIASGGGSPLVMKGGSPLVMKYVETVPSRSSRRWDSIEAGIQGVFNVDNAELAVTRLTFIPLKALRGITITMEKVEGLPASVPVLEDVFEYLRISSSNLMNSDMDDIRIEFRVKKLWFSLNDFDEKRVYLNRYFNDGWVRLPTSYVTQDSDYHFYMAETDGFSYFAITSGDKGIPESVKEQPTVITGTREQPESGVVPEKDEGPAKEEPASVKSRSLLWVILSVVLLGALVGGLAYYVLASKQPEESSFLLPEERFDEFQPKDLHPSQHLVLNDGRSIKNIKDFYMALVTMSDFTFEQHLNQQFLDESDFYRWAKEDLGDEALAMELEDVTGRAEMIGILKRHISMKAGKESMPIDQDRARLKSYILDLRQLGHSGEVIRQKLYDIGWKREFVDDVVKEVIK from the coding sequence TTGAGACAGGTCATATGGCTGGCATTGGCAGTTCTGCTAGTCACTCCTGTATTCGCCTGCATCACGCCGTCGGCTGACAACACCATGGTATCTTCTTCAGATACTGTCTGTTATCGTTCAACGCCTTATTACATCTCTGATGTTGATGGTAATGGGATTTTCAATTTCACATCAGATGATATTGTCCTGGACTGCAACGGGTCTGAATTCAGCGGCAGCGCCTGGTCAGGATTCGGCATCTACCTGCACAGCAGGACCAACATCACGGTAAAGGACTGCACTTTCAGGTATTTTGACTCCGCTATATTCCTGGATTCAAGCTCTGATAATGAGTTCCATGGCATAAGGGCGTATGATAACAATGATGGTTTCGTGCTGTTCAACAGCACTTATAATATCCTGAACTCAAGCGATCTTGTGAACAACTCAGGGTCAGGCATATCCTTATCCGGAGGTTCAGACAGGAATGTGTTTCTTGATGTTGTCTCGGGCAGCAACAGCAAAGGTCTGTCCTGCGAGGACAGCGATATGAACTCAGTGATAGGCTGCTCTTTTGAAGGGCAGGATTTTGGGCTGTTTCTGTCAAACTGCACTGGCAGCGTATTCACAGGAAATGATTATATGTCAAACGCTTATGGCGCTTACCTGGATCATTGCAGGACTAATGATTTTGAGGATGAGTCCGTCAATGGCAGCACCTATGGTCTCTATTTGGATAATGGTTCAGGCACCAATGATTTCAGCAGAATGGCCATGACATCGAACACCTACGGGGTCATTCTGGAAAACAGCTCCAGCAATGATTTCCAGGGTATTGATGTGAGTCACGGGTATATGGGGTTTGTCGTCGGCACATCCTCCGGCAATGAATTCTCTGATTGCACTGTCATGAACATGTCCCAAGGCATATATCTGCTGGGGAGTGGAAGCAACATGTTTGACAATGTGATTGTTCATGGTTCATCTGATCTTGGGTTCTATTCAGTGGATAGCCATGGGAACATTGTGAGAAATTCTTTCATTTCAGGGAATGGTATGGGTGTCCTGCTGGAGAGTTCACATAGGAATCAGATCATTGGCACATGGGTTTTTGACAGCGCAGATGAGGGTATCATGCTTGATGATGCGCTCAACACGACCATTGATGATTCTTTCATCTACAATAACTCTGATGGCATCAGCGTCTCATCTTCTGGCAGGGTCAGGATACTTGATACTGATTCGTATGATAATCGGGCTCATGGCATCAGGTGCTTATTGAGCGGTATAGGTACATATTCAAGGCTTGGCCTTTACAGCAATAATAATGGTCTGCTCATGTCAGGATGTGACGACGCAGACATCACAGATGTCATCTCATATGATAATGTCCTCGGATTCAATATCACTGACAGCCACAGGGCTTACATATCAGGGTCAGAGGCTTATGGCAACCGGCATGGATTTGTATTCTCAGCCTCCCTGAACAGCACTGTTGATGGATCAGGGTCATACAGCAATAATGAGTCCGGCTTCCTTCTGGGATCAGGTTCTGAAGGCAATAGTTTCACCGGCTCTTATTCATATGATAACCGGTATGGGTTCTATTTCAGTGCAGGTTCCAACAATGTATCCTCTGCAAACATATCAGGGAACACAGTTTTTGGTTTCTATTTCAGCTCTGGATCAGGCAACATGGTCAGGGATTCTGTCATCTGCCATAACAGCCGTCTGAAGAACGGTCCTTTCTACAGCCAGAATGCTGTTGTGAACAATACTTTCTGTGTGGATGCATGGGATGCAAGGCATCAGATAATCAAGCCAAGGCAGTACATCTACAATTTCACTTCTAACACATCAAATCATATCAATCCGGCGAACTGCACATGGTTCCTGAATGACACAGTGAATGGGATCGTATACAGGAACAGCACGCTTGTCGATGAGGGCAGCCCTTTCGCATTCAGCCTCAGGCTGAAGCAGGGCATCCATCCCTGGAATGTGTCCTGCTATGACTCTGATGGTAACGATGGAGTGAGTGCTCAGAATTTCTTGGAGATTCTAAACACACCCCCAACCCAAACCGCTCCATCGTTATCTTCTTCTTCCGGCCACGCTTACAATAAGGACAGCCTTGCATGCAAGGAGAATAATATCAATGATATAGACGGCGACAATATGACGGTGTATTATTACTGGTGGAAGGATGGTGTCAGGCAGGATGTGAGCAACGCGAGCGATGTCCTCTCTGCCGACCTGACTTCTAAGGGTGACACATGGAACTGCTCTGTGAAAGTGTATGATAACCGGTCCTTTGGTGTGGAGAGGTTCTCCAGCTCACTTGTCATAATTGATGATATAGCTTCCGGAGGAGGTTCCCCCCTTGTCATGAAGGGCGGCTCTCCGCTTGTGATGAAATATGTCGAGACAGTTCCTTCAAGGTCTTCAAGGAGATGGGATTCCATCGAGGCTGGCATCCAGGGTGTATTCAATGTGGACAATGCTGAGCTGGCTGTCACTAGGCTGACTTTCATTCCTCTGAAGGCTCTCCGTGGCATCACCATAACAATGGAGAAGGTGGAGGGATTGCCTGCATCTGTACCTGTCCTGGAGGATGTCTTCGAATATCTCAGGATATCCTCTTCGAATCTGATGAACAGCGACATGGATGATATCAGGATAGAGTTCAGGGTCAAGAAATTGTGGTTCAGCCTGAATGATTTTGACGAGAAGAGGGTATATCTGAACAGGTATTTCAATGACGGGTGGGTGCGCCTGCCCACGTCTTATGTGACCCAGGATTCAGACTATCATTTCTACATGGCTGAGACTGACGGCTTTTCATATTTTGCGATAACTTCAGGGGATAAGGGGATTCCGGAATCAGTGAAGGAGCAGCCTACTGTGATCACAGGCACGAGGGAGCAGCCTGAAAGTGGTGTCGTGCCTGAGAAGGATGAAGGTCCTGCGAAGGAGGAGCCTGCGTCGGTGAAGTCAAGGTCACTTCTATGGGTAATCCTGTCAGTTGTCCTGCTGGGCGCACTTGTCGGCGGCTTGGCATATTATGTCCTTGCTTCAAAGCAGCCTGAGGAGTCATCTTTCCTGCTTCCTGAAGAGAGGTTTGACGAGTTCCAGCCAAAGGATCTCCATCCGTCGCAGCATCTTGTGCTCAATGACGGAAGGTCCATCAAGAACATCAAGGACTTCTACATGGCTCTTGTGACCATGAGTGATTTCACTTTTGAGCAGCACCTTAATCAGCAGTTCCTGGATGAATCTGACTTCTACAGGTGGGCAAAGGAGGATCTGGGCGACGAGGCGCTTGCCATGGAGTTGGAGGATGTGACAGGCAGGGCCGAGATGATAGGCATATTGAAGAGGCATATATCGATGAAGGCCGGAAAGGAGTCCATGCCGATAGACCAGGACAGGGCTAGGCTTAAGTCTTATATACTTGATCTCAGGCAGCTCGGCCATTCAGGTGAGGTCATCAGGCAGAAGCTCTATGACATCGGCTGGAAGAGGGAGTTTGTCGATGATGTTGTCAAGGAAGTGATAAAATGA
- a CDS encoding transglycosylase SLT domain-containing protein yields the protein MHTRRKFLRDGIGLVALLTMAPYEILAAEPKHGYAIQYQASKDYGSAKKTYESLTKLFPDQSFILAHMDGLYKVLNNTPADGRFRSCADTQREKKLEDILLSAHGIRLESEVKPLNIDHDSDFLPVDISDCKEPNGYYVMIASNSNDSYVEDNVRRLAEAGFMNIRLMPTRQNSTEFTRTLVGEYAEDEGAESAALRLFRIKRGEEYWLDDVNIVGIRGKRFSWIRPMQNPDTERISKTKAGQKRIGGISMEEFFTREVDRYNMENGTDYDPFFVMALAYTESKFKLDATGYKLVKGSDGRLKYHLANGERVPTARGLMQVSIDNLKKYHVRDWRDPGQNLRAGLSHIQYAEEMFNDMFRGLGQGFYQGWRKNRENRMLVLGAAYNGGEYRVKNILMEARTHKLDLILSDLPAETRRHIMTLTEQYKMLKDNKEGTIASNEVYQRTFRIPDPVM from the coding sequence ATGCACACAAGAAGGAAATTTCTGAGGGATGGCATAGGCCTAGTTGCTTTGCTTACTATGGCCCCGTATGAGATACTTGCAGCAGAACCCAAACACGGATATGCAATACAATACCAGGCAAGCAAGGATTATGGGAGCGCAAAAAAGACCTATGAAAGCCTTACAAAGCTTTTCCCAGACCAGAGCTTCATCTTAGCCCACATGGACGGCCTGTACAAAGTGCTGAACAACACACCAGCCGACGGCCGGTTCAGGAGCTGCGCAGACACACAGCGCGAGAAGAAGCTCGAGGACATACTGCTCTCTGCGCACGGCATCCGGCTGGAAAGCGAAGTGAAACCGCTCAACATAGACCATGACAGCGACTTCCTGCCTGTGGACATCAGCGACTGCAAAGAACCGAACGGATACTATGTGATGATCGCATCCAACTCAAACGACTCATATGTGGAGGACAATGTGAGAAGGCTTGCGGAAGCCGGATTCATGAACATCAGGCTCATGCCGACAAGACAGAACAGCACAGAATTCACAAGGACCCTTGTCGGAGAGTATGCAGAAGACGAAGGAGCAGAGTCAGCAGCGCTCAGGCTCTTCAGGATAAAGAGAGGGGAAGAATACTGGCTTGACGACGTGAACATAGTCGGGATCCGCGGAAAGAGATTCAGCTGGATCAGGCCAATGCAGAACCCGGATACAGAGAGGATATCCAAGACAAAAGCCGGGCAGAAGAGGATTGGAGGCATATCCATGGAAGAATTCTTCACAAGGGAAGTGGACAGGTACAACATGGAGAACGGCACTGATTATGACCCCTTCTTTGTAATGGCCTTGGCATACACGGAATCAAAATTCAAGCTTGATGCAACAGGATACAAGCTTGTGAAGGGAAGCGACGGCAGGCTGAAATATCATCTGGCAAATGGGGAGAGAGTGCCCACAGCAAGAGGCCTGATGCAGGTAAGCATAGACAACCTCAAAAAATACCATGTCAGGGACTGGAGAGACCCTGGCCAGAACCTGAGGGCAGGCCTGAGCCATATCCAGTATGCTGAAGAGATGTTCAATGATATGTTCAGGGGATTAGGCCAAGGATTTTATCAAGGCTGGAGAAAAAACAGGGAGAACAGGATGCTGGTCCTCGGAGCAGCCTATAACGGGGGCGAATACAGGGTTAAGAATATACTTATGGAAGCCAGGACCCATAAGCTTGATCTGATACTAAGCGATCTTCCTGCTGAAACAAGAAGGCATATAATGACTTTGACAGAACAATATAAGATGCTAAAAGACAATAAAGAGGGCACAATAGCATCAAATGAAGTATACCAAAGGACATTCAGGATTCCGGATCCAGTAATGTAA